One genomic window of Sphingopyxis sp. OPL5 includes the following:
- a CDS encoding toluene hydroxylase, with translation MSGAVTRIGRNRAKTWSSFGNLGRKPSEYEVVTHNMNHTYRNDGGQPLEMGPDVPGNVWLREHRDAKLFGVTAWNDFRDPDELTYRKYCQLQDEQETYVDELLRNFTEVKKADGRLDDTALTFLQTAMTPCRYLAHGQQMLSSYVQQLAPSSYVGNCATFQTADTLRRVQRIAYRTKQLDNAHPMRGFGTGERAIWEKDAGWQPIRKAIEQLMLVYDFDRAFVGYELCVRPVLDNIFLQQFAIVARSLGAETDALIAENLYVDTVRANRWSIAVARFVIAQAPDARSEMRTLVAESRGRVDEIVQAGTDLITRYVTGATAEAYSVREEKSLFGKGKPASAAIAETMRSRVRTDWSALINEAELGSDA, from the coding sequence ATGAGCGGAGCCGTCACACGTATCGGCAGGAACCGGGCGAAGACCTGGTCCAGCTTCGGCAATCTCGGGCGCAAGCCGAGCGAATATGAAGTCGTCACCCATAATATGAACCACACCTACCGGAACGACGGTGGCCAGCCCCTCGAGATGGGCCCCGACGTTCCCGGTAATGTGTGGCTCAGGGAGCATCGCGACGCGAAACTGTTCGGCGTCACCGCCTGGAACGACTTTCGCGATCCGGACGAGCTCACCTACCGCAAATATTGCCAGTTGCAGGATGAGCAGGAAACCTATGTCGACGAGCTGCTGCGCAACTTCACCGAGGTAAAGAAGGCGGACGGTCGTCTCGACGACACGGCGCTGACCTTCCTGCAGACGGCGATGACGCCCTGCCGCTATCTGGCGCATGGCCAGCAGATGCTTTCGTCCTATGTCCAGCAACTGGCCCCGTCCTCCTATGTCGGCAATTGTGCGACGTTCCAGACCGCCGACACGCTGCGCCGCGTCCAGCGGATCGCTTACCGCACCAAGCAGCTCGACAATGCCCATCCAATGCGCGGCTTCGGGACGGGCGAGCGCGCGATCTGGGAAAAGGATGCGGGCTGGCAACCGATCCGCAAGGCAATCGAGCAACTCATGCTGGTCTACGACTTCGACCGCGCCTTCGTCGGCTACGAACTGTGCGTACGGCCGGTGCTCGACAACATCTTCCTGCAGCAATTCGCGATCGTCGCGCGATCGCTGGGCGCCGAGACCGACGCGCTGATCGCCGAGAATCTCTATGTCGATACGGTGCGCGCCAACCGCTGGAGCATTGCCGTCGCCCGGTTCGTCATCGCCCAGGCGCCTGACGCCAGGTCGGAGATGAGGACACTGGTGGCTGAGTCTCGCGGGCGGGTGGACGAGATCGTGCAGGCGGGCACGGATCTGATCACGCGCTACGTCACGGGTGCGACCGCGGAAGCCTATTCCGTCCGCGAGGAGAAATCGCTTTTCGGCAAGGGCAAGCCGGCTTCGGCTGCGATTGCCGAGACGATGCGGTCACGGGTGCGCACCGACTGGAGCGCTCTCATCAACGAGGCTGAACTGGGGAGCGACGCCTAA
- a CDS encoding SDR family oxidoreductase gives MTTALVVGADKGIAWNIAKQLADRGDTVYAAIMGESTDFEDASVTILPKVDVTSGDAVSGMVKTLQESGVKVDVLYHIAGVMTLDELGKIDYDRLNWEFQINTVGPLRTIEASLPLLQEGSKVGIVTSRVGSLGDNSSGGQYSYRLSKAAANMVGLNLHHDLKKQGIAVRMLHPGMVKTDLVKDYPGDYNYISPAEAATGLIARMDELTLETAGDFRHSNGQALIW, from the coding sequence ATGACGACAGCTTTGGTGGTGGGTGCCGACAAGGGCATCGCCTGGAATATCGCCAAGCAACTCGCGGATCGCGGCGACACGGTTTATGCGGCGATCATGGGGGAAAGCACCGATTTCGAGGATGCTTCCGTCACCATCCTGCCCAAGGTGGATGTGACGTCGGGCGATGCCGTGAGCGGCATGGTCAAAACGCTGCAGGAGAGCGGCGTCAAGGTCGACGTGCTGTATCATATCGCCGGCGTCATGACCTTGGACGAGCTCGGCAAGATCGACTACGACAGGCTCAACTGGGAATTCCAGATCAACACGGTCGGGCCGCTGCGCACGATCGAGGCTTCGTTGCCGCTGCTGCAGGAAGGCTCGAAGGTCGGAATCGTCACGAGCCGGGTAGGCTCGCTCGGCGACAACAGCTCGGGCGGCCAGTATAGCTATCGTCTATCGAAGGCGGCCGCCAACATGGTCGGCCTCAACCTGCACCATGACCTGAAGAAGCAGGGCATTGCCGTGCGGATGCTCCATCCCGGCATGGTGAAGACGGACCTCGTGAAGGATTATCCCGGCGACTATAATTATATTTCGCCCGCCGAGGCCGCCACGGGCCTTATCGCACGCATGGACGAGCTGACGCTCGAGACCGCCGGCGACTTCCGCCACTCGAACGGACAGGCGCTCATCTGGTGA
- a CDS encoding aldehyde dehydrogenase family protein, which translates to MDMVTVGDPKMTIGGQAAPTTDFVEVINPSTAEPFVKAPVANPMQVNDAVAAAKAAFPAWSTTPIAERQQLVRAFAAKLRENIDILAHMLTSEQGKPINNAKGEINGAIATMESYCDLDLDPVVIRDKPEQFVELRRRPLGPVAAITAWNYPVLLCLWKLGPCLVAGNTVVVKPALVTPLATLKIGEIAREIFPAGVVNVINGGNEVGAALVTHPDIRKIAFTGSTATGKRIMADAAPTLKRLTLELGGNDAGIVLPDVDPKKFANDIFWAKFSNCGQVCAALKRLFVPDSLHDALIAEMIEIARSVKIGDGFADGIQMGPIQNAAQHARLVALVEDAKAKGATVLHVGEVPDGPGYWFPITLLGDVPSNADIVHEEAFGPILTVYRYSDPEDALARANASQFGLGASVWTSDVGAGAALAERMEAGSTWVNQHPSMGPDIPFGGVKQSGLGVEGARWGLEEYTSVHVVNVKKVGP; encoded by the coding sequence ATGGATATGGTGACTGTTGGCGACCCGAAAATGACGATCGGCGGTCAGGCTGCGCCGACCACCGATTTCGTCGAGGTCATCAACCCCTCGACGGCCGAGCCCTTCGTGAAGGCCCCCGTCGCCAACCCGATGCAGGTCAACGATGCCGTGGCCGCCGCCAAGGCGGCCTTCCCGGCCTGGTCCACGACCCCGATCGCCGAGCGTCAGCAACTGGTGCGCGCGTTCGCGGCGAAGCTGCGCGAGAATATCGACATCCTCGCGCACATGCTGACCAGTGAGCAGGGCAAGCCGATCAACAACGCCAAGGGCGAGATCAACGGCGCTATCGCGACCATGGAGAGCTATTGCGATCTCGACCTTGATCCAGTCGTGATCCGCGACAAGCCCGAACAGTTCGTCGAGCTGCGCCGGCGTCCGCTTGGGCCCGTCGCCGCGATCACGGCCTGGAACTATCCGGTCCTGCTGTGCCTATGGAAGCTCGGCCCCTGCCTGGTTGCGGGAAATACCGTCGTGGTGAAGCCCGCCCTCGTGACCCCGCTTGCCACGCTGAAGATCGGGGAGATCGCGCGCGAAATCTTCCCGGCAGGCGTCGTCAACGTGATCAACGGCGGCAACGAGGTCGGCGCCGCGCTCGTGACCCATCCCGACATCCGCAAGATCGCCTTTACCGGCTCGACCGCGACGGGCAAGCGCATCATGGCGGACGCTGCGCCGACACTGAAGCGCCTGACGCTCGAGCTTGGCGGTAATGATGCCGGCATCGTGCTGCCCGACGTCGATCCCAAAAAGTTCGCCAACGATATCTTCTGGGCGAAATTCTCGAATTGCGGCCAGGTCTGCGCGGCGCTCAAGCGCCTGTTCGTGCCCGACAGCCTGCACGACGCGCTGATCGCGGAGATGATCGAGATCGCTAGGTCGGTCAAGATCGGCGACGGCTTCGCCGATGGGATCCAGATGGGTCCCATCCAGAATGCCGCGCAGCATGCCCGCCTCGTCGCCCTGGTCGAAGACGCCAAGGCGAAGGGTGCTACTGTTCTCCATGTTGGGGAGGTGCCGGATGGCCCTGGCTACTGGTTCCCCATCACCCTCTTGGGCGATGTGCCGTCGAATGCGGACATCGTTCATGAGGAGGCCTTCGGTCCCATCCTCACCGTCTATCGGTACAGCGATCCCGAAGATGCGCTCGCGCGCGCGAACGCATCGCAATTCGGGCTCGGCGCATCGGTCTGGACGTCAGACGTAGGGGCCGGAGCTGCGCTGGCCGAGCGCATGGAGGCCGGCTCGACGTGGGTCAACCAACACCCGTCCATGGGACCCGATATCCCGTTCGGAGGCGTCAAACAGTCCGGTCTCGGAGTGGAAGGCGCTCGCTGGGGTCTGGAGGAATATACCTCTGTCCACGTCGTCAACGTCAAGAAGGTCGGCCCCTGA
- a CDS encoding toluene-4-monooxygenase system B family protein, with translation MALFPIYGVFEGDFVPHLVAIDTDNSMAEIADAVAIHSVGRRIKAKPGGTYEALIADEVVPLDRNFGEVMAEKGVAPLDFVTVRYAA, from the coding sequence ATGGCATTGTTTCCCATCTACGGCGTGTTCGAGGGCGACTTCGTGCCGCACCTCGTCGCGATCGATACCGACAACAGCATGGCCGAGATCGCCGATGCGGTCGCGATCCATTCGGTCGGGCGCCGCATCAAGGCGAAGCCAGGCGGCACCTACGAGGCGCTCATTGCCGATGAGGTTGTGCCGCTCGATCGCAACTTCGGCGAGGTGATGGCCGAGAAGGGCGTCGCGCCGCTCGATTTCGTGACGGTGCGCTACGCCGCCTGA
- a CDS encoding 2Fe-2S iron-sulfur cluster-binding protein: MTVEATVASTGEAFACHPGQTLLMAGLRAGLNLPYECASGACGSCRCKLIDGEVETLWADAPGLSDRDRRRGGTILMCQSRPMTDVRIDVRVREPIGIPRPLSTVATVVSTRPLTPDMMHITLAPADRMAFLPGQFVIVKLDGVGQRAYSMANVDQGGRQLELIVKVKPGGAVSGAFAHRHLVGDRVSVEGPYGGAYYRRDCERPVVGIAGGSGLAPIWSIAQAAAAGYRRDVHLYFGVNGPRDVCFLDEMQRLSTGNSRVKTHLIVRDDAPARTRPGLVGDAVIEDLSDLTGADVYMAGPPPMIDAILGRLVTESRIDSDRVFFDRFC; encoded by the coding sequence GTGACGGTCGAGGCGACCGTTGCATCGACCGGGGAGGCTTTTGCCTGTCATCCGGGACAGACATTGCTGATGGCGGGGCTCCGGGCGGGGCTTAATCTCCCGTATGAATGCGCGTCGGGTGCCTGCGGCTCCTGCCGCTGCAAACTCATCGACGGCGAGGTCGAAACCCTCTGGGCCGATGCGCCCGGATTGTCCGACCGCGACCGTCGCCGTGGCGGCACGATCCTGATGTGCCAGTCGCGTCCGATGACCGATGTCCGGATCGACGTCAGGGTCCGCGAGCCCATAGGCATTCCTCGCCCGCTCTCGACGGTCGCCACCGTCGTCTCCACGCGACCGCTGACCCCCGACATGATGCACATCACCTTGGCGCCGGCGGATCGCATGGCGTTTCTGCCGGGGCAATTCGTCATCGTGAAGCTCGATGGTGTCGGCCAGCGCGCCTATTCGATGGCCAATGTCGACCAGGGCGGCAGGCAACTCGAACTCATCGTCAAGGTGAAGCCCGGCGGCGCCGTTTCCGGCGCTTTTGCGCATCGGCATCTGGTCGGTGATCGCGTCTCTGTCGAAGGCCCTTATGGGGGCGCTTATTATCGGCGCGATTGCGAACGGCCTGTGGTCGGCATCGCCGGCGGATCGGGGCTGGCGCCGATCTGGTCGATCGCGCAGGCGGCCGCTGCCGGCTACCGCCGGGATGTCCATCTCTACTTCGGCGTCAACGGCCCTCGCGATGTCTGCTTCCTCGACGAGATGCAGCGGCTCAGCACGGGCAACAGCCGGGTGAAGACGCACCTCATCGTTCGCGACGACGCGCCAGCCCGGACCCGGCCGGGCCTGGTCGGAGATGCGGTGATCGAAGACTTGTCCGATCTGACGGGGGCCGACGTCTACATGGCCGGTCCCCCTCCGATGATCGACGCCATCCTGGGTCGCTTGGTGACTGAGAGTAGAATCGACAGCGACCGGGTCTTCTTCGACCGATTTTGCTGA
- a CDS encoding OmpP1/FadL family transporter: MAVPAHAQYIQTMGVDENCTAVGGACTALPPSLGSYYENPSAIADLARPLIGFNARAIDTTHLDLEDDDGNHNIPRTNTKGKYAVAPTLAFYTPIMKNVTVGIGVGAPFAITADWTNASGIHRYDMSDQSLFILDVSPTIGIKLTNRLSIGASASITAFRHLTTQTLIPDSFGAALPPSLGGAGTIIPTTPTSAIIGSISLNTNKNFHIGLPPNDMETAFDSVAGVFGLQYKLSDTVTLGFAARTRTKNTFHGTAALIVGGTSQTSPFALRLDMPGHIQFGIAAKITPRTTVSIDYQRTFWSDAVGFGSPADIKFSTPLLGFINKLEVSYKAHDTSNIHMGVQYALTPRATLMGGYAFNQSIFPSDAVDILTYDSNRHIFSTGLRYDMRKDQTRSGLILTGSFQWVQYEKRTIATGESANLGGVSLPNLTAADTLSFTSNRSPFTFGGSIRSLSMAIQYVF, from the coding sequence ATGGCCGTGCCCGCCCATGCGCAATATATCCAAACAATGGGAGTGGACGAGAACTGCACCGCCGTCGGCGGCGCATGTACCGCACTCCCGCCAAGTCTCGGCAGCTATTACGAAAACCCCTCCGCGATCGCCGACCTGGCACGCCCCCTGATCGGGTTCAACGCCCGCGCGATCGACACTACCCATCTCGACCTCGAGGATGATGACGGCAACCACAACATCCCGCGCACCAATACCAAGGGCAAATATGCGGTCGCGCCGACCCTCGCCTTCTACACGCCGATCATGAAGAATGTGACGGTCGGAATCGGTGTCGGCGCACCCTTCGCCATTACGGCGGACTGGACGAACGCCAGTGGTATCCACCGCTACGACATGTCCGATCAGTCGCTGTTCATTCTCGATGTTTCGCCGACCATCGGGATCAAGCTTACCAACCGGCTGTCGATCGGTGCGTCCGCCAGCATCACCGCCTTCCGGCACCTGACCACACAGACGCTGATCCCGGATAGTTTCGGCGCGGCGCTGCCGCCCTCTTTGGGCGGAGCTGGCACGATCATTCCGACCACACCGACCAGCGCGATCATCGGCTCGATTTCCCTCAACACGAACAAGAACTTCCACATCGGGCTTCCACCGAACGATATGGAAACGGCGTTCGATTCCGTTGCCGGCGTATTCGGGCTCCAGTATAAGCTCAGTGATACGGTGACGTTGGGCTTCGCGGCACGTACACGCACCAAGAACACGTTCCACGGCACGGCTGCTCTCATCGTCGGCGGCACGTCGCAAACCAGCCCCTTCGCCCTGCGGCTCGACATGCCGGGGCATATCCAGTTCGGTATCGCCGCAAAGATCACGCCCAGAACGACGGTGTCGATCGACTATCAGCGGACCTTCTGGTCCGACGCGGTCGGCTTCGGATCGCCGGCGGACATCAAGTTCAGCACGCCGCTGCTCGGCTTCATCAATAAGCTCGAGGTCAGCTATAAGGCGCACGACACGTCCAACATCCACATGGGCGTGCAATATGCGCTGACACCCAGAGCGACGCTCATGGGCGGCTACGCCTTCAACCAGAGCATCTTCCCGAGCGATGCGGTCGATATCCTGACCTATGATTCCAACCGGCATATCTTCTCGACCGGCCTACGTTACGACATGCGCAAGGACCAGACCAGATCCGGGCTGATCCTGACGGGATCCTTCCAGTGGGTTCAGTATGAGAAGCGCACCATCGCGACGGGCGAAAGCGCCAATCTCGGCGGTGTGTCGCTGCCGAACCTGACCGCCGCCGACACGCTGTCCTTCACCAGCAACCGCAGCCCGTTCACCTTCGGGGGCAGCATCAGGTCGCTGTCCATGGCCATACAATATGTTTTCTAG
- a CDS encoding Rieske 2Fe-2S domain-containing protein encodes MTATGVTFHEICSEDELWDGEMDVFEAGDVEVLVLKHEGQFHAYQAICPHQDIPLVEGKFEKGVLTCRAHLWQFAADSGRGINPSNCRLKRYPVEIDAGKVRVGEQPIEE; translated from the coding sequence GTGACCGCGACCGGCGTGACGTTTCACGAGATTTGCAGCGAGGACGAGCTCTGGGACGGCGAAATGGATGTCTTCGAGGCCGGGGACGTCGAGGTGCTGGTGCTCAAGCATGAAGGGCAGTTTCACGCCTATCAGGCGATCTGCCCGCACCAGGACATCCCGCTGGTCGAGGGAAAGTTCGAAAAGGGGGTGCTGACCTGCCGCGCACACCTCTGGCAGTTCGCCGCCGACAGCGGCCGGGGCATCAACCCGTCCAACTGCCGGCTCAAGCGCTATCCGGTTGAAATTGATGCGGGGAAGGTTCGCGTCGGCGAGCAGCCCATCGAGGAATGA
- a CDS encoding glutathione S-transferase family protein, with product MIVIDLFYHTTPNARKVLMMLEEVGAPYRIVWTDISKGDQFKPEYLAINPNGKVPAILDHDGPDGEPIRVFESGAILLYLAEKFGKLLPQDQADKYHCLAWVCWQVSGQGPMSGQGAHFVSHAPKAGIDIPYARERYEREVRRHYDVLEHALSARQWLVGDSFTIADLAAFPWTRVSKGHGVDLADYPAVKAWSDRIAERPSAKVRPEDARGIERGQGYQGYDPDQWKTLFGAGQTRLGERSSSN from the coding sequence ATGATCGTGATCGACCTCTTCTACCATACGACGCCCAACGCCCGGAAGGTGTTGATGATGCTCGAGGAGGTCGGTGCGCCCTATCGCATCGTCTGGACGGATATTTCGAAGGGCGATCAGTTCAAGCCCGAATATCTCGCGATCAACCCGAACGGCAAGGTGCCAGCGATCCTCGATCATGACGGTCCCGACGGCGAGCCGATCCGCGTGTTCGAGAGCGGCGCTATCCTGCTCTATCTCGCCGAGAAGTTCGGCAAGCTGCTGCCGCAAGACCAAGCGGACAAATATCATTGCCTCGCCTGGGTCTGCTGGCAGGTCAGCGGGCAAGGCCCGATGAGCGGGCAAGGCGCGCATTTCGTGAGCCATGCGCCCAAGGCCGGGATCGATATTCCCTATGCCAGGGAGCGATACGAGCGCGAGGTCCGCCGGCATTATGATGTGCTCGAACATGCGCTGAGCGCACGCCAATGGCTGGTCGGCGACAGCTTCACCATCGCCGATCTCGCCGCGTTTCCGTGGACCCGCGTGTCGAAGGGACATGGCGTCGATCTCGCCGATTATCCGGCGGTCAAGGCCTGGTCGGACCGCATTGCCGAGCGGCCTTCGGCGAAGGTGCGCCCCGAGGATGCCAGGGGCATCGAGCGCGGGCAAGGCTATCAGGGTTATGATCCCGATCAATGGAAGACGCTGTTCGGCGCGGGGCAAACGCGCCTTGGCGAACGAAGCTCGTCGAACTGA
- a CDS encoding glutathione S-transferase family protein, translated as MTKVAFYMDLAGIDYQLVGANPFTLKADTPHGKLPTIEDDDGTIVADSTAIIRHFEASRSEPLDRGADARERAQMMAFNRLLDEHFYWSAVIQPRWREQANWETYVPIICGGNQPDASLRNELETFRRMVLGEFDGQGMGRLNAEQVYARARQDVDALAGQLGDQPYFMGDKPRSIDANVLSLLKHTLETPFIFDTKDYVASKPNLVAYVERLRARISDVSKKAA; from the coding sequence GTGACCAAGGTTGCCTTTTACATGGACCTGGCCGGGATCGACTACCAGTTGGTCGGCGCCAACCCGTTCACCCTGAAGGCGGACACGCCGCACGGCAAGCTGCCAACGATCGAGGATGACGACGGCACGATCGTCGCGGATTCGACCGCCATCATCCGCCACTTCGAGGCGAGCCGCAGCGAGCCGCTCGACAGGGGAGCGGACGCGCGCGAGCGCGCGCAGATGATGGCGTTCAATCGCCTGCTCGACGAGCATTTCTACTGGTCGGCGGTCATTCAGCCACGCTGGCGCGAGCAGGCGAACTGGGAAACGTATGTTCCCATCATCTGTGGCGGCAACCAGCCCGACGCATCGCTGCGCAACGAGCTCGAGACCTTCCGCCGCATGGTGCTCGGCGAGTTCGATGGGCAGGGCATGGGCCGCCTCAACGCGGAGCAGGTCTATGCCCGCGCGCGGCAGGACGTCGATGCGCTTGCCGGCCAGCTCGGCGACCAGCCCTATTTCATGGGTGACAAGCCGCGCTCGATCGATGCCAATGTGCTCTCGCTCCTCAAGCATACGCTCGAGACGCCCTTCATCTTCGACACCAAGGACTACGTCGCCTCGAAGCCCAATCTAGTCGCCTATGTCGAGCGGCTCAGGGCCCGGATCTCCGACGTCAGCAAAAAGGCGGCATGA
- a CDS encoding YHS domain-containing protein: MSLLQRDDWYDIARDVDWTLSYVDEKQAFPEQWSGVGPVPKEAWLTWDEPYRCTYRDYVSVQREKEAGAHAVREALKRANLYERLDPAHTAASHLHMGTTCFVEQMAITLQSRFCRFAPSPAWRNMGVYGMLDETRHAQLDLAFSHDLLKNDPRFDWCNKGFHTNEWGVLAVKNFFDDWMLNANVVEAAIATSLVVEHGFTNVQFVALAADAMAAGDIDFSNLLSSIQTDEARHAQAGFPTLEIMMKHDPERAQRIFDVAFWRSFRLFQTLTGTAMDYYTPLEHRKQSFKEFMLEWVVTQHERVTRDLGLKQPWYWDQFLECLEHGHHAMHIGTWFWRPTLFWKPNAGVSKAERAWLNEKYPSWEDSWGGLWDEIIDNVNEGKMEQTYPATLPALCNITQLPLGSGWDRHHLKQWKSEYKGRVYNFDSEISKWCFDVEPERYAGHTNVIDRFLLGMIQPMNLEGGLAYMSITPDVMGDDAYGYRWAEDYRSYAQAAE, translated from the coding sequence ATGTCCCTGCTGCAACGTGACGATTGGTATGACATTGCCCGCGATGTCGACTGGACCCTGTCCTATGTCGACGAGAAGCAGGCTTTCCCCGAACAGTGGAGTGGCGTCGGCCCCGTGCCGAAAGAAGCCTGGCTGACGTGGGACGAGCCCTATCGCTGCACCTATCGCGACTATGTGTCGGTCCAGCGCGAGAAGGAGGCCGGCGCCCATGCGGTGCGCGAGGCGCTGAAGCGCGCGAATCTCTACGAGCGGCTCGACCCCGCCCATACTGCGGCGAGCCATCTGCACATGGGCACCACCTGCTTCGTCGAGCAGATGGCTATCACGTTGCAGTCGCGCTTCTGCCGGTTCGCGCCCTCCCCTGCCTGGCGCAATATGGGCGTCTACGGAATGCTCGACGAGACGCGCCACGCGCAGCTCGACCTCGCTTTCAGCCACGACCTCCTGAAGAACGATCCCCGGTTCGACTGGTGCAACAAGGGGTTCCACACCAACGAGTGGGGCGTCCTCGCGGTCAAGAATTTCTTCGACGACTGGATGCTGAATGCCAATGTCGTGGAAGCGGCGATCGCGACCAGCCTGGTCGTCGAGCATGGGTTCACCAACGTCCAGTTCGTGGCGCTGGCGGCCGACGCGATGGCGGCGGGCGACATTGACTTCTCGAACCTCCTTTCGTCGATCCAGACCGACGAGGCCCGCCACGCCCAGGCCGGCTTCCCGACGCTCGAGATCATGATGAAGCACGATCCCGAACGCGCGCAGCGGATCTTCGATGTCGCCTTCTGGCGGTCGTTCCGCCTGTTCCAGACGCTGACCGGGACGGCGATGGATTATTACACGCCGCTCGAGCATCGCAAGCAGAGCTTCAAGGAGTTCATGCTCGAGTGGGTCGTCACCCAGCACGAGCGCGTGACTCGCGACCTCGGCCTCAAGCAGCCATGGTATTGGGACCAGTTCCTCGAATGCCTCGAACATGGCCATCACGCCATGCATATCGGCACCTGGTTCTGGCGGCCGACCCTGTTCTGGAAGCCCAATGCCGGCGTGTCGAAGGCCGAGCGCGCCTGGCTCAACGAGAAATATCCGAGCTGGGAAGACAGTTGGGGCGGTCTCTGGGACGAGATCATCGACAATGTGAACGAGGGCAAGATGGAGCAGACCTACCCGGCGACGCTGCCGGCGCTCTGCAACATCACCCAGTTGCCGCTGGGCTCCGGCTGGGACCGCCACCACCTCAAGCAGTGGAAGTCCGAATATAAGGGTCGGGTCTATAATTTCGACAGCGAAATCTCGAAGTGGTGCTTCGACGTCGAGCCCGAGCGCTATGCGGGTCACACCAACGTCATCGATCGGTTCCTGCTCGGCATGATCCAGCCGATGAACCTCGAAGGCGGTCTCGCCTACATGTCGATCACCCCCGATGTGATGGGCGACGACGCTTATGGCTACCGCTGGGCGGAGGACTATCGGTCCTACGCGCAGGCCGCCGAATAA
- a CDS encoding MmoB/DmpM family protein, translated as METSESRIVEVQEISEEGCGPILRSGEIADAAMDAIAEDNPDKQVFVIDRGDYIRINTLGSCRLTRKSMERNLGRDFPLPRIEIEMPSFAGRIKTTDSEITWYHSN; from the coding sequence ATGGAGACTTCGGAAAGCCGTATCGTCGAGGTGCAGGAGATCAGCGAGGAGGGCTGCGGCCCGATCCTGCGCTCGGGCGAGATCGCAGACGCCGCGATGGACGCGATCGCGGAAGACAATCCCGACAAGCAGGTCTTCGTGATCGACCGCGGCGATTATATCCGCATCAACACGCTGGGCTCCTGCCGTCTCACGCGCAAATCGATGGAGCGCAACCTGGGGCGCGACTTCCCGCTGCCCCGGATCGAGATCGAGATGCCCAGCTTCGCTGGCCGCATCAAGACCACCGACAGCGAAATCACCTGGTATCACAGCAACTAA